The Aspergillus luchuensis IFO 4308 DNA, chromosome 6, nearly complete sequence genome segment ATCTTCTTATCTACAATATACTATGCTAATACAGGCCATTGGTTACCAGCCTCTGGCTAGTCACTATCCTTAGCACTAGCGCTCTTATCAACCCATATACCCATGTCTATGGCGCGAACACAAGGGGGTCAATGGGACTATATCAACAAATGATGCTGCCTAGCACCTCACACCCTCTCAGCTAGCCATTTGCCCCTCCCATCATCGTTCATCATGGCTGCATCCGAGCTCAAGCAATGGGTAGCCGCCGCTGCCCCAACCGAAAGCAGCCTTGAGCAGCTTCAACATAAATATGCTGGATACTGTCACGCACTCATGCCACACTTGACCGATGCAAAGAAAATCCCAGTGATCCTCTATGAGTTCCTTGCAACGAAATCAAACACGTCCGAATTTATCCGATTTGTGGACCAAGTCCCTCAGATCAAACAATTATTGCAAAACAAGGATTATTCATCCACTGTCTGGGTCCCAAGCAACACTGCACTGCAGCAACTGAGCAATGAGGTATcagatgaagatgttctgGCTTTCCTTCAAAGACACATTTCGCCATCATTTCTTCCAATATATTTCCTTCTAACAGCCCCAACAATCGACACACTATTCTACCCTGACCGATTAAATGGTACCCAGAGGATAACAGTCCGTCCGTCACTCAACGGCTTTCGCGTGAACTCCCAAGTAACTGTGATTGAACAAGATCACCTCGTAGCAAACGGTCTGGTCCATGTAATCGACCAGGTTCTCCCACCGCGACCAACCATTGCAGCTCTTCTCGCTGCCCTGCCGTCATCCGAATTTGACCTGTTCCAGTCTGCAGTGAAGCAGTCTGAAGCTATTCAGAATCTTCTCCAGGATGAGTCTCGTCGCGGCGGAACCGTGTTCATACCTACCAACGAAGCTTTCCGCAAGCTGCCCGAGGATGTCCTGACATACCTTTTTAGCGATGAAGGAGCTGCATATCTTCAGGCTTTGTTGAGATATCATGTCTTTGCGAATCAATCATTGTACTCGAACCGTCTCTACGATCAAGACTCTGCGCCAGAGCATTTCATACAGACGCCAGAAGCTACACCCGATCATACGATTCCTACGCCTGAGAATCAGGGGGATCGCTTGTGGCGTGTGCTCAAGGGAGTTCGTCGCTTTCCCTTGCCTACGTGCTTAGATGGGCAACATCTAACGGTTGCTGTGACCCGATGTGGGGGCTTAATTTCAATGATGGTCAATGGAATTGCAATTGTGACTGTACAGGATGGCTTGGCCAGTGACGGAGTGTGTCATGTTGTGGACTCAGTTTTGTTTCCACCTCTACAGGCTGAGGATGCAGAAGTCCAGCCGGTACTTTCTGTTGACGATGTGAAGTCGAGACTGGCATAGTTTGGCTTTCCATGGCAGCGGCGTCTGATATTGTTATAAATGTGGCTTTCTTCTGAGTGTCCCCTAGGTCGTTTCAATCGCATGGATACTTTCAACTCTCGAACGCTTACTGCCTCCTTTCTACGTTCATCTAAAGTGAATGGCTCATTTATATACTGTGCGTGCCGCTAGTATTTTCTTTGGCAATTGCTACATAATATATCCATATCTACAGCCCTCCATCTTGAATGTCTATTCCATAATGCTACACGAACCCTGATCTATATTTCAACGTCATCCCACCAAGCAAAGCACCCTCTAATCCCATCACTCCGCAACCTCAACAATCAACTTAGTACAACTCACCCCTCGActcaatccatccaacccaTCATTAACAGCCTGCAACCCCCTCCCAACGACTCTCAGCTCCGGACTCGGCCTAATACTCCCATTAGCAAGATTCTCCCTCGCCCACGTCCCCAACCAATACCGAAATTGATCcaacctcttctcctcatcatccatcgccGGCATCACAAAGATAACTTCCACCCTATCCAGCACCTCCACATCAGAAGGAACAACCGGCGCGGACGCAATCTTCGCCATCACATTCTCATCCCCTTCAACATTCCTCACAAAATCCCCCAGCACAGCCTGACACATCCGCACATCCCCTACCGCAAGAAAACAATACCGAATCACACAACCATCCTCTTTAGCCATCTTAACAATTTCATCCACAACATTCGGGTCCCTATGATCAAACACACGATCCGCACCCAGCGACCGCACATACTCATGATTCGCCGCCCCAGCAGTAGCATACACAGCAGCAATCGAAGACCCAGGCTGATCCCGAAGCACTCGGGCAACTTGCACACCCATCGATCCAACGCTAGAGGATCCGCCCCAGACCAACAAtacctcttttttcttcccagCCTGACCCTTAATCCCATTATGGGTCTGCGTGTCACACACCAGCTgcaaccccatcatctcccacGCATTAAGCGCTACCTGCACAGCAACAGGCAACACAGCCGCCTCATTCCACGAGATCGTCACGACTTTATCCGGAAGCGGCACAACATGCTGCCACGGAACAAGACACTTTTCTTGAAAAGCGCCATAGTCCGGATTGCAGGCCTTCCAGACGGAGGCGGAGTAGGCGGCGATGCGGGTGATTCCTGGATGGAAATGTTTGGGGACGTTGGTGCCGACTTCCAGGACTAGACCTGATAGGTCGAAGCCAATGACGGTAGGGTAAGTAGGGATGAAG includes the following:
- a CDS encoding fasciclin domain-containing protein (COG:S;~EggNog:ENOG410PH5P;~InterPro:IPR036378,IPR000782;~PFAM:PF02469), with product MAASELKQWVAAAAPTESSLEQLQHKYAGYCHALMPHLTDAKKIPVILYEFLATKSNTSEFIRFVDQVPQIKQLLQNKDYSSTVWVPSNTALQQLSNEVSDEDVLAFLQRHISPSFLPIYFLLTAPTIDTLFYPDRLNGTQRITVRPSLNGFRVNSQVTVIEQDHLVANGLVHVIDQVLPPRPTIAALLAALPSSEFDLFQSAVKQSEAIQNLLQDESRRGGTVFIPTNEAFRKLPEDVLTYLFSDEGAAYLQALLRYHVFANQSLYSNRLYDQDSAPEHFIQTPEATPDHTIPTPENQGDRLWRVLKGVRRFPLPTCLDGQHLTVAVTRCGGLISMMVNGIAIVTVQDGLASDGVCHVVDSVLFPPLQAEDAEVQPVLSVDDVKSRLA
- a CDS encoding uncharacterized protein (COG:C;~EggNog:ENOG410PNAU;~InterPro:IPR011032,IPR020843,IPR036291;~go_function: GO:0016491 - oxidoreductase activity [Evidence IEA]) — its product is MPTHLAALLPSKSSTLTLTTRPNPTPGPNDLLVAVKSIALNPADAIMRETGLFIPTYPTVIGFDLSGLVLEVGTNVPKHFHPGITRIAAYSASVWKACNPDYGAFQEKCLVPWQHVVPLPDKVVTISWNEAAVLPVAVQVALNAWEMMGLQLVCDTQTHNGIKGQAGKKKEVLLVWGGSSSVGSMGVQVARVLRDQPGSSIAAVYATAGAANHEYVRSLGADRVFDHRDPNVVDEIVKMAKEDGCVIRYCFLAVGDVRMCQAVLGDFVRNVEGDENVMAKIASAPVVPSDVEVLDRVEVIFVMPAMDDEEKRLDQFRPSPELRVVGRGLQAVNDGLDGLSRGVSCTKLIVEVAE